In Bombus huntii isolate Logan2020A chromosome 3, iyBomHunt1.1, whole genome shotgun sequence, a single genomic region encodes these proteins:
- the LOC126878419 gene encoding uncharacterized protein LOC126878419, translating into MTDVNSNKVSNESSKKSLELAKKELRAIVTKIEETTLPSRSVKLFRAQCLLRPGGSKFRRRHLWILLILAWILGQFLWNYVHTVRYDKCLAEVPSFTQKIFRPAEDCSMCRDVQQVDRISNVDPAIFEERYAYSGRPVVITDAMTNWTATETFSFSFFKSLYDGEDANCQFFPYKTEFKSLQDVFDMSASRSLLEKGTKPWYVGWSNCDEEIGGVLRKHYQRPYFLPVTAETEKTDWIFMGSQGYGAPMHVDDVEHPSWQAQIKGEKLWMLEPPRECHYACYRLKVVVHPGEIIVLDTNRWYHQTVIVSEEMSITIGAEYD; encoded by the exons ATGACGGACGTGAATAGCAACAAAGTGTCCAACGAGTCTTCGAAAAAGTCGCTCGAACTGGCGAAGAAGGAGTTACGCGCGATAGTGACGAAGATTGAGGAAACAACACTTCCTAGCAGGTCTGTGAAATTGTTTCGCGCTCAATGTCTTCTTAGACCCGGAGGATCGAAGTTCCGCAGGAGACACCTGTGGATCTTGCTGATCCTCGCGTGGATTCTAGGTCAATTCCTCTGGAATTACGTGCACACCGTTCGTTACGACAAG tgCCTGGCGGAAGTACCTTCGTTCACGCAGAAAATATTCCGGCCAGCCGAGGATTGTTCAATGTGTCGGGACGTTCAACAGGTTGACAGGATATCCAACGTGGATCCTGCCATTTTTGAGGAACG ATATGCGTATTCAGGAAGACCGGTAGTGATTACGGATGCCATGACTAACTGGACAGCAACGGAAACAttctcgttttctttctttaaatcGTTGTACGACGGAGAGGACGCGAATTGCCAGTTTTTTCCTTATAAAACCGAGTTTAAAAGTCTTCAGGACGTGTTCGATATGAGCGCTAGTCGATCATTGCTGGAGAAAGGGACGAAGCCATGGTACGTGGGCTG GAGTAACTGTGACGAAGAAATTGGCGGTGTGCTCAGGAAACACTATCAAAGACCGTATTTTCTGCCTGTCACTGCAGAAACAGAGAAGACCGATTGGATTTTTATGGGTAGCCAAGGATATGGGGCCCCTATGCAC GTGGACGACGTGGAACACCCTTCGTGGCAAGCTCAGATCAAGGGTGAGAAATTGTGGATGTTGGAACCACCCAGAGAGTGTCATTACGCTTGTTACAGGTTGAAAGTCGTAGTACATCCTGGCGAAATAA TTGTCCTGGATACCAATCGCTGGTACCATCAAACGGTAATCGTTTCCGAGGAGATGAGCATCACTATCGGAGCAGAATACGATTAG